One segment of Curtobacterium sp. MR_MD2014 DNA contains the following:
- the exaC gene encoding acetaldehyde dehydrogenase ExaC yields MTIAASPSTYAAPGEDGALVSYRSRYDHFIGGEYVPPAGGRYFENPTPVTGRVFTEVARGDSTDVDRAVEAAWRAFPAWSRTSVAERAGILNRIADRMEAHLEELAVAETWENGKPIRETLGADIPLAVDHFRYFAGAIRAQEGSTGEIDHDTVAYHFHEPLGVVGQIIPWNFPILMAVWKLAPALAAGNCVVLKPAEQTPASIHVLVELIRDLVPAGVLNVVNGFGIEVGAPLAQHPDIRKVAFTGETTTGRLIMQYASQNLIPVTLELGGKSPNVFFADVAQERDSFYDKALEGFAFFNLNQGEVCTCPSRALVAREIYDGFVADGLDRVRAVKQGHPLDPATMIGAQASNDQLEKILSYIDIGKQEGAKLLTGGERADLGGDLSGGYYVQPTVFEGDNAMRIFQEEIFGPVLALTSFDGYDDAIRIANDSLYGLGAGVWSREATTLYRAGRDIQAGRVWSNTYHQYPAGAAFGGYKQSGIGRENHKMMLEHYQQTKNLLVSYADGPMGFF; encoded by the coding sequence ATGACCATCGCAGCATCGCCATCGACCTACGCCGCACCCGGCGAGGACGGGGCGCTCGTCTCCTACCGTTCCCGGTACGACCACTTCATCGGCGGCGAGTACGTCCCGCCCGCCGGCGGCCGGTACTTCGAGAACCCCACGCCGGTGACGGGCAGGGTCTTCACCGAGGTCGCCCGGGGGGACTCGACCGACGTTGACCGGGCGGTGGAGGCCGCCTGGAGGGCCTTCCCCGCCTGGTCGCGCACGAGCGTCGCCGAGCGCGCCGGCATCCTCAACCGGATCGCCGACCGGATGGAGGCGCACCTCGAGGAGCTCGCGGTCGCCGAGACCTGGGAGAACGGCAAGCCGATCCGCGAGACCCTCGGCGCGGACATCCCGCTCGCCGTCGACCACTTCCGCTACTTCGCCGGGGCGATCCGCGCGCAGGAGGGCTCGACGGGGGAGATCGACCACGACACCGTCGCCTACCACTTCCACGAACCGCTCGGCGTCGTCGGGCAGATCATCCCGTGGAACTTCCCGATCCTCATGGCGGTGTGGAAGCTCGCGCCGGCCCTCGCCGCCGGCAACTGCGTCGTGCTCAAGCCCGCGGAGCAGACGCCGGCATCGATCCACGTGCTGGTGGAACTGATCCGCGACCTCGTGCCCGCCGGGGTCCTCAACGTCGTGAACGGGTTCGGCATCGAGGTCGGCGCGCCGCTCGCCCAGCACCCGGACATCCGCAAGGTCGCCTTCACGGGGGAGACCACCACCGGCCGGCTCATCATGCAGTACGCCTCGCAGAACCTGATCCCGGTGACGCTCGAGCTCGGCGGGAAGAGCCCGAACGTGTTCTTCGCCGACGTCGCGCAGGAGCGGGACTCCTTCTACGACAAGGCCCTCGAGGGGTTCGCGTTCTTCAACCTCAACCAGGGCGAGGTCTGCACGTGCCCGTCCCGGGCGTTGGTGGCGCGCGAGATCTACGACGGGTTCGTCGCGGACGGGCTCGACCGGGTGCGCGCGGTCAAGCAGGGACACCCGCTGGACCCGGCGACGATGATCGGCGCGCAGGCGTCGAACGACCAGCTCGAGAAGATCCTGAGCTACATCGACATCGGGAAGCAGGAGGGGGCGAAGCTGCTGACGGGCGGCGAGCGGGCGGACCTCGGCGGTGACCTGTCCGGCGGCTACTACGTGCAGCCCACCGTCTTCGAGGGCGACAACGCCATGCGCATCTTCCAGGAGGAGATCTTCGGCCCCGTGCTCGCGCTCACCAGCTTCGACGGCTACGACGACGCCATCCGGATCGCCAACGACTCCCTCTACGGACTGGGTGCCGGGGTCTGGAGCCGCGAGGCGACGACGCTCTACCGCGCCGGGCGCGACATCCAGGCCGGTCGCGTGTGGTCGAACACCTACCACCAGTACCCGGCCGGAGCGGCGTTCGGCGGGTACAAGCAGTCCGGCATCGGCCGCGAGAACCACAAGATGATGCTCGAGCACTACCAGCAGACGAAGAACCTGCTCGTGTCGTACGCCGACGGTCCGATGGGCTTCTTCTGA
- a CDS encoding GAF domain-containing protein — protein sequence MRAPAGLRPLVAASWRRCARVDPDDRPSLALGPDELDALRRHGPLGTALPVVRRLLLDDVRSAGCVVAVTDAAGRLVWVDGARPARSAAEDMGFLPGADWAEERAGTSAPGTALRLDRAVQIHADEHWATAVKAFSCTAVPLHDPTGAVVGALDITGDARAVERHTLPLLVATAAVAEAELALRAVQGIRTPGPTGDVPRGRGRGAPCPAVGLALLGSDTATLTSDGRTVRLSERHSEILAVLASTPGGLAAADLAVAVYGDRGAVTTLRAEVVRLRRVLAAHAPGATVTSRPYRLQGLRTDVDSVLSALDRGARLQAVDRYVGPVLPGSVSPGVDDLRDRVRTRFREALVADGGVEALQAWARTADGAADAQVLRALLAVLPPRSPRRSALVAAIEALDGS from the coding sequence ATGCGCGCACCCGCGGGGCTGCGTCCGCTCGTCGCCGCGTCCTGGCGTCGTTGTGCCCGGGTCGACCCGGACGACCGGCCGTCGCTGGCGCTGGGGCCCGACGAGCTCGACGCGCTCCGCCGCCACGGGCCGCTCGGGACGGCACTGCCCGTGGTGCGGCGGCTGCTGCTCGACGACGTGCGGTCCGCGGGGTGCGTCGTCGCCGTCACCGACGCCGCCGGGCGTCTCGTCTGGGTCGACGGCGCGCGTCCCGCCCGCAGCGCAGCCGAGGACATGGGCTTCCTGCCGGGTGCGGACTGGGCGGAGGAGCGCGCCGGCACGAGCGCGCCCGGTACGGCCCTGCGGCTCGACCGGGCGGTGCAGATCCACGCGGACGAGCACTGGGCGACCGCCGTCAAGGCCTTCTCGTGCACGGCGGTGCCGCTCCACGACCCGACCGGCGCCGTCGTCGGGGCGCTCGACATCACCGGCGATGCGCGCGCGGTCGAACGCCACACCCTGCCGCTCCTCGTCGCCACGGCCGCGGTGGCCGAGGCGGAACTGGCACTCCGGGCGGTGCAGGGCATCCGCACCCCCGGACCGACCGGGGACGTGCCCCGTGGACGCGGCCGCGGTGCGCCGTGTCCGGCCGTCGGACTGGCCCTCCTCGGCTCGGACACCGCGACACTGACCTCCGACGGGCGCACGGTCCGGCTGTCGGAACGGCACTCGGAGATCCTCGCGGTGCTCGCATCGACGCCCGGCGGCCTCGCGGCGGCGGACCTGGCGGTCGCCGTGTACGGCGACCGCGGTGCCGTCACCACGCTCCGTGCCGAGGTGGTGCGCCTGCGTCGCGTGCTCGCGGCGCACGCCCCCGGTGCGACGGTGACCTCGCGACCGTACCGACTCCAGGGGCTGCGGACGGACGTCGACTCCGTCCTGTCCGCGCTCGACCGCGGGGCGCGCCTCCAGGCCGTCGACCGGTACGTCGGCCCGGTCCTGCCCGGTTCCGTCTCGCCGGGCGTCGACGACCTGCGCGACCGGGTCAGGACGCGGTTCCGTGAGGCGCTCGTCGCCGACGGTGGCGTCGAGGCGCTCCAGGCGTGGGCGCGGACGGCGGACGGCGCCGCCGACGCGCAGGTGCTGCGCGCGCTGCTCGCGGTCCTGCCGCCGCGGTCGCCGCGTCGGTCGGCCCTGGTGGCTGCGATCGAGGCGCTCGACGGATCGTGA
- a CDS encoding sensor histidine kinase has protein sequence MTAVDRRLRTSSLRLRTVVAVLVLLAVLLAGLVVAVEAVLGARLRAQVEDRLRDRAAAAAALVGVLDADDLADRLSAQGLSVRIVQPDGAAVEAGPTPDQLRSGPPDPGQLPGPAPRDRSSSSGSTGAADAGASASSGATVVSSRASEDDGVLTLRSVLDDGTRITLTAGTRDVQETLTQLGWVMGGASAVFLGVAVVGVVLVVRRALRPLDEVTATARSIADGDRGRRLRPARTDTEIGRVAAAFDEMLDAVEGAEAQAVAAEERVRGFLSDAAHELRTPVAGVRAAADTLVRSGGDDPATTEVLAVHVVRQADRAARLVDDMLTMARLDRGIALDRRPTDLVPWLRAEVDRLELRLPGITLHPALPTEPVPVEVDADRLAQVLGNLVDNAARATGGTGTVRLTLGTDADEATLVVEDDGPGIPVDDRERVFDRLVRLGESRDVRSGGAGLGLPIARGIAVAHGGTLVHDDDGTLGGARFVLRLPRATRAVDPGSGADRGVAPAPVSATMGT, from the coding sequence GTGACCGCGGTCGACCGACGGCTGCGCACGTCCTCGCTGCGACTGCGGACCGTGGTCGCGGTGCTCGTGCTGCTCGCGGTGCTGCTGGCCGGGCTCGTCGTCGCGGTCGAGGCGGTGCTCGGCGCGCGACTGCGTGCACAGGTCGAGGACCGACTGCGGGACCGGGCTGCCGCCGCTGCCGCACTCGTGGGGGTGCTCGACGCGGACGACCTCGCCGACCGCTTGTCGGCGCAGGGCCTCTCGGTGCGGATCGTGCAGCCCGACGGCGCCGCGGTCGAGGCAGGGCCGACACCCGACCAGCTGCGCTCCGGACCGCCCGACCCCGGGCAGCTCCCGGGTCCGGCGCCGCGCGACCGGTCGTCCTCCAGCGGCTCGACCGGGGCTGCCGACGCCGGTGCATCGGCGTCCTCCGGTGCGACGGTGGTGTCGTCGCGTGCCAGTGAGGACGACGGCGTGCTCACACTCCGGTCCGTCCTCGACGACGGCACACGCATCACGCTGACCGCCGGCACCCGCGACGTGCAGGAGACCCTGACGCAGCTCGGCTGGGTGATGGGCGGTGCGTCCGCGGTGTTCCTGGGTGTCGCCGTGGTCGGAGTGGTCCTGGTCGTGCGTCGCGCGCTGCGTCCGCTCGACGAGGTCACCGCGACGGCCCGATCGATCGCCGACGGTGACCGTGGTCGGCGGTTGCGCCCTGCCAGGACGGACACCGAGATCGGCCGCGTCGCCGCCGCGTTCGACGAGATGCTCGACGCCGTCGAGGGCGCCGAAGCGCAGGCCGTGGCCGCTGAGGAACGGGTCCGGGGCTTCCTGTCGGACGCCGCACACGAGCTCCGCACGCCCGTCGCCGGCGTCCGCGCGGCGGCGGACACGCTGGTCCGGAGCGGTGGCGACGACCCGGCGACGACCGAGGTGCTCGCGGTGCACGTCGTCCGCCAGGCCGACCGCGCGGCGCGCCTCGTCGACGACATGCTCACGATGGCGCGACTCGACCGGGGGATCGCGCTCGACCGGCGGCCGACCGACCTCGTCCCGTGGCTGCGCGCCGAGGTCGACCGACTCGAGCTCCGGCTGCCGGGGATCACCCTGCACCCCGCACTCCCGACCGAGCCCGTCCCGGTCGAGGTCGACGCCGACCGACTCGCGCAGGTGCTCGGCAACCTCGTCGACAACGCGGCGCGGGCCACGGGCGGGACGGGGACGGTGCGGCTGACCCTCGGCACGGACGCCGACGAGGCGACGCTCGTGGTCGAGGACGACGGGCCCGGCATCCCCGTCGACGACCGGGAGCGCGTGTTCGACCGGCTCGTCCGACTGGGGGAGTCGCGGGACGTCCGGTCGGGTGGTGCCGGACTCGGCCTGCCGATCGCCCGCGGCATCGCGGTCGCCCACGGAGGCACGCTCGTCCACGACGACGACGGGACGCTCGGCGGCGCGCGGTTCGTGCTCCGCCTGCCCCGCGCGACCCGCGCCGTCGACCCCGGGTCGGGCGCGGACCGGGGTGTCGCTCCGGCCCCGGTGTCTGCCACGATGGGGACGTGA
- a CDS encoding DUF779 domain-containing protein encodes MPDPDRPAAARVAVTPAAGELLRSLAARHGPLMFHQSGGCCDGSSPMCYPVGMFRTGPADVLLGALDVDGTGPVEVWMSRAQFEYWKYTHLTIDVVDGRGAGFSLEVPEGKRFLTRSRMLTDDELDDLGLVPADHRT; translated from the coding sequence ATGCCCGACCCGGACCGCCCGGCCGCGGCGCGCGTCGCGGTGACGCCGGCTGCGGGGGAGCTCCTGCGCTCCCTCGCCGCTCGGCACGGGCCGCTCATGTTCCACCAGTCCGGCGGCTGCTGCGACGGGTCGAGCCCGATGTGCTACCCGGTCGGGATGTTCCGGACGGGGCCGGCCGACGTGCTCCTCGGTGCGCTCGACGTCGACGGCACCGGACCCGTCGAGGTCTGGATGTCACGCGCGCAGTTCGAGTACTGGAAGTACACGCACCTGACGATCGACGTGGTCGACGGTCGGGGCGCGGGCTTCTCGCTCGAGGTGCCGGAGGGCAAGCGGTTCCTCACGCGGTCGCGCATGCTCACCGACGACGAGCTCGACGACCTCGGTCTGGTCCCCGCGGACCACCGGACGTAG
- a CDS encoding VIT1/CCC1 transporter family protein, with protein MSLQDDRPTAPTAADVRRWRRYLADERAEAAVYRNLSTRRTGEEREILAALADAEGRHEQHWLDLLGDDVGRPLRGSLRTRVLAALAKRFGSVFVLALMQRAEDRSPYADDDDATARMAADERIHGEVVRGLANRGRMRLSGTFRAAVFGANDGLVSNLALIIGISASGADRHFVLLSGIAGLLAGALSMGAGEYVSVRSQRELLDASAPHPEAGRAVADLDVDANELALVYRARGMDEAAAQEHAAEVLGGRTVSAAAATDDHEAVGSGTSAAVSSFCFFASGAIIPVLPYLFGLEGWPAIVLAAVLVGIALLGTGAVVGVLSGASPLRRALRQLAIGFGAAVVTYGLGLLFGTGSA; from the coding sequence GTGAGCCTCCAGGACGACCGCCCCACCGCACCCACCGCAGCGGACGTCCGCCGCTGGCGCCGCTACCTGGCGGACGAGCGGGCGGAGGCCGCGGTCTACCGGAACCTGTCGACCCGCAGGACCGGTGAGGAACGCGAGATCCTGGCCGCACTCGCCGACGCCGAGGGTCGGCACGAGCAGCACTGGCTCGACCTGCTCGGTGACGACGTCGGGCGGCCGCTCCGCGGCAGCCTCCGCACCCGGGTCCTCGCCGCGCTCGCGAAGCGGTTCGGTTCCGTGTTCGTCCTGGCGCTCATGCAGCGTGCCGAGGACCGTTCGCCCTACGCCGACGACGACGACGCGACCGCGCGCATGGCGGCCGACGAGCGGATCCACGGCGAGGTCGTCCGCGGCCTCGCGAACCGCGGGCGCATGCGGTTGTCCGGCACCTTCCGCGCAGCGGTGTTCGGCGCCAACGACGGACTCGTCTCGAACCTCGCGCTGATCATCGGCATCAGTGCCTCGGGCGCCGATCGGCACTTCGTGCTGCTCAGCGGCATCGCCGGGCTGCTCGCCGGCGCGCTGTCCATGGGGGCGGGGGAGTACGTCTCGGTGCGGTCCCAACGCGAGCTGCTCGACGCCTCCGCACCCCACCCCGAGGCCGGGCGCGCGGTGGCCGACCTCGACGTCGACGCGAACGAGCTCGCGCTGGTCTACCGGGCCCGGGGCATGGACGAGGCCGCGGCGCAGGAGCACGCGGCCGAGGTCCTCGGCGGTCGAACGGTCTCGGCAGCCGCCGCGACCGACGACCACGAGGCGGTGGGGAGCGGCACGAGTGCGGCGGTGTCGAGCTTCTGCTTCTTCGCCTCGGGCGCGATCATCCCCGTGCTGCCGTACCTGTTCGGGCTCGAGGGCTGGCCGGCGATCGTGCTCGCGGCCGTGCTGGTCGGCATCGCGCTCCTCGGCACCGGCGCGGTCGTCGGCGTGCTCAGCGGCGCGTCGCCGCTGCGGCGGGCGCTGCGCCAGCTCGCGATCGGCTTCGGCGCTGCCGTCGTGACGTACGGCCTCGGCCTGCTGTTCGGGACGGGCAGCGCGTAG
- a CDS encoding HdeD family acid-resistance protein — protein sequence MDSRAVRSFRAFVVATAVVAIVLGIVAVVWPAPSIVLVALVFGVYLVVAGTMRVVAAVRGHGTSAVWRWTAGAVGGLVGVAGLVALLAPAVPLLVYAVLAGVGFLVEGVAALVGAVVGHPGSSRSPTVVSGLLSCIGGVVVLVAPALALSVFTVFSGIALIGVGAAALLLLPPRAAVRREAVGTGRTDRR from the coding sequence GTGGACTCTCGCGCCGTGCGGTCCTTCCGTGCGTTCGTCGTCGCCACGGCCGTCGTCGCGATCGTGCTCGGCATCGTGGCCGTCGTCTGGCCCGCGCCGTCGATCGTGCTCGTCGCCCTCGTCTTCGGCGTCTACCTCGTGGTCGCCGGCACGATGCGCGTGGTCGCCGCGGTCCGCGGGCACGGGACGTCCGCGGTGTGGCGGTGGACGGCGGGTGCCGTCGGCGGGCTCGTCGGGGTGGCGGGACTCGTCGCGCTCCTCGCTCCCGCCGTCCCGCTCCTCGTCTACGCGGTGCTGGCCGGGGTGGGGTTCCTCGTGGAGGGCGTCGCCGCGCTCGTCGGTGCCGTCGTGGGCCACCCCGGTTCCTCGCGATCGCCGACCGTGGTGAGCGGCCTGCTGTCGTGCATCGGCGGCGTGGTCGTGCTCGTCGCGCCGGCGCTCGCGCTGTCGGTCTTCACGGTGTTCTCCGGCATCGCGCTGATCGGCGTCGGCGCGGCCGCGCTCCTCCTGCTGCCGCCGCGCGCTGCGGTCCGCCGTGAGGCGGTCGGCACCGGTCGCACCGACCGGCGGTGA
- the pyk gene encoding pyruvate kinase yields the protein MRRAKIVSTLGPATSDYETVKEIIEAGVDVARLNLSHGDYSVHEANYENVRRAAEDLGKPVAILVDLQGPKIRLAKFADGPHELAVGDVFTITTEDVPGSKEICGTTFKGLPQDVKPGDPLLIDDGRVRLRVLDTDGVRVRTEVVVAGTVSNNKGINLPGVAVNVPALSEKDEADLRWAIRQGADLIALSFVRNASDVVRAHEIMDEEGKRLPIIAKVEKPQAVDALEEIIDAFDSIMVARGDLGVELPLEAVPIVQKRAVELSRRMAKPVIVATQMLESMISSPIPTRAETSDVANAVLDGADAVMLSGETSVGEYPVQTVRTMARIVESTEDHGLERIAPLGTKPRTLGGAITLAAVEIAEFTEASYLCVFTESGDSARRMSRLRHGLPIIAFTPNEATRRRMALTWGVRSFLVERKTHTDELFSQVDDVLLANGLAAPGDRVIVTAGSPPGLEGSTNDLRVHRVGDAHAEAAPAYVRD from the coding sequence TTGAGACGCGCAAAGATCGTTTCGACGCTCGGTCCGGCTACGTCGGACTACGAGACCGTCAAGGAGATCATCGAAGCGGGCGTCGACGTCGCCCGCCTCAACCTCAGCCACGGTGACTACAGCGTCCACGAGGCCAACTACGAGAACGTCCGTCGCGCCGCGGAGGACCTCGGCAAGCCGGTCGCGATCCTCGTCGACCTGCAGGGTCCGAAGATCCGTCTGGCGAAGTTCGCCGACGGTCCGCACGAGCTCGCGGTCGGTGACGTCTTCACGATCACGACCGAGGACGTCCCCGGCTCGAAGGAGATCTGCGGCACGACGTTCAAGGGCCTGCCGCAGGACGTCAAGCCCGGTGACCCGCTGCTCATCGACGACGGCCGTGTGCGCCTGCGCGTGCTCGACACCGACGGCGTGCGTGTGCGCACCGAGGTCGTCGTCGCCGGTACGGTCTCGAACAACAAGGGCATCAACCTGCCCGGCGTCGCCGTCAACGTCCCCGCGCTGAGCGAGAAGGACGAGGCGGACCTCCGCTGGGCGATCCGTCAGGGCGCCGACCTCATCGCGCTGTCGTTCGTCCGCAACGCCTCGGACGTCGTCCGCGCCCACGAGATCATGGACGAGGAGGGCAAGCGCCTCCCGATCATCGCCAAGGTCGAGAAGCCGCAGGCCGTCGACGCCCTCGAGGAGATCATCGACGCCTTCGACAGCATCATGGTCGCCCGTGGTGACCTCGGCGTGGAGCTCCCGCTCGAGGCCGTCCCGATCGTGCAGAAGCGCGCCGTCGAGCTGTCCCGTCGCATGGCGAAGCCGGTCATCGTCGCGACGCAGATGCTCGAGTCGATGATCTCGTCGCCGATCCCGACCCGCGCCGAGACCTCCGACGTCGCGAACGCCGTCCTCGACGGCGCGGATGCCGTCATGCTCTCGGGCGAGACCAGCGTCGGCGAGTACCCGGTGCAGACGGTCCGCACCATGGCCCGCATCGTCGAGTCGACCGAGGACCACGGCCTCGAGCGCATCGCGCCGCTCGGCACGAAGCCGCGCACGCTCGGTGGCGCGATCACGCTCGCCGCGGTCGAGATCGCCGAGTTCACCGAGGCGTCGTACCTCTGCGTCTTCACCGAGTCCGGCGACTCGGCCCGCCGCATGTCCCGACTGCGCCACGGCCTGCCCATCATCGCCTTCACCCCGAACGAGGCCACGCGTCGCCGCATGGCGCTCACCTGGGGTGTCCGCTCGTTCCTCGTGGAGCGCAAGACGCACACCGACGAGCTGTTCTCGCAGGTCGACGACGTGCTGCTCGCGAACGGCCTCGCCGCCCCCGGCGACCGGGTCATCGTGACGGCCGGTTCGCCCCCCGGACTCGAGGGGTCGACGAACGACCTGCGCGTGCACCGCGTCGGCGACGCGCACGCCGAGGCGGCTCCCGCCTACGTGCGGGACTGA
- a CDS encoding response regulator transcription factor, whose protein sequence is MNAPARVLVVEDDDSLRTAVAATLRAEGFVVTEATDGRAIAEDLDRAAPDLVLLDWMLPGPSGILLAARIRTRSDAAVVMMTARDELDDRLRGFAEGADDYVVKPFAMAELVARVTAVLRRRGRVPSVIEVGDLVLDPEGATVRRAGVLLDLTATEFRLLRFLAESRGRTVSKGQITTQVWGYEDIAPNLVEVHLSALRRKMEVHGPRLVHTVRGLGYRLSVDRGAA, encoded by the coding sequence GTGAACGCACCCGCACGTGTCCTGGTGGTCGAGGACGACGACTCCCTCCGCACCGCCGTGGCCGCGACCCTGCGCGCCGAGGGGTTCGTCGTGACCGAGGCCACCGACGGCCGGGCGATCGCCGAGGACCTCGACCGCGCCGCTCCCGACCTCGTCCTGCTGGACTGGATGCTGCCCGGACCGAGCGGCATCCTGCTCGCGGCACGGATCCGGACGCGGTCGGACGCCGCCGTCGTGATGATGACCGCCCGCGACGAGCTCGACGACCGGCTGCGCGGCTTCGCCGAGGGGGCCGACGACTACGTGGTGAAGCCGTTCGCGATGGCCGAGCTCGTGGCTCGCGTCACGGCCGTGCTCCGCCGCCGCGGTCGGGTCCCGTCGGTGATCGAGGTCGGCGACCTCGTGCTCGACCCGGAGGGCGCGACCGTGCGACGCGCCGGCGTCCTGCTCGACCTGACGGCCACCGAGTTCCGGCTGCTGCGGTTCCTCGCCGAGAGCCGTGGCCGGACCGTCTCCAAGGGGCAGATCACGACGCAGGTGTGGGGCTACGAGGACATCGCGCCGAACCTGGTCGAGGTCCACCTCAGCGCACTCCGCCGCAAGATGGAGGTGCACGGTCCCCGGCTCGTGCACACGGTCCGCGGGCTCGGGTACCGGCTCTCCGTCGACCGGGGCGCGGCGTGA
- a CDS encoding glutamate synthase subunit beta, whose product MADPKGFLKVQERELPPRRPVPVRLMDWKEVYEQQESGALKRQAGRCMDCGVPFCHQGCPLGNLIPEWNDLTWRGEGRQAIERLHATNNFPEFTGKLCPAPCEASCVLGINQPPVTIKQVEVSIIDEAYKNGWVTPHPPERLTGKTVAVVGSGPAGLAAAQQLTRAGHTVAVYERDDRIGGLLRYGIPDFKMEKRQIDARLAQMQAEGTRFRAGVEIGVDITWDDLKSRYDAVVVATGATVPRDLPIPGRDLEGVHYAMDYLVQQNKANAGTTVDNQLTAEGKHVVVIGGGDTGADCIGTAHRQGALSVTNLAIGKQPPLERPSEQPWPMFPTVFEVTSAHEEGGERHFLASTVEFLGNAAGEVRALRVAETEYLDGRRVPKAGTEREIPADLVLIAMGFTGPETDTIEPQLGLPATVSGAVARQADYSTNEPGVFVAGDAGRGQSLIVWAIAEGRAAASKVDEYLEGSTILPAPVKATDRALTV is encoded by the coding sequence ATGGCTGACCCGAAGGGCTTCCTCAAGGTGCAGGAGCGCGAGCTCCCGCCCCGCCGTCCCGTGCCCGTGCGCCTCATGGACTGGAAGGAGGTCTACGAGCAGCAGGAGTCCGGTGCCCTGAAGCGACAGGCCGGTCGCTGCATGGACTGCGGCGTCCCCTTCTGCCACCAGGGCTGCCCGCTCGGGAACCTCATCCCGGAGTGGAACGACCTGACCTGGCGCGGTGAGGGTCGACAGGCGATCGAGCGTCTGCACGCGACCAACAACTTCCCGGAGTTCACCGGGAAGCTCTGCCCGGCCCCGTGCGAGGCGTCCTGCGTGCTCGGCATCAACCAGCCGCCGGTCACGATCAAGCAGGTCGAGGTCTCGATCATCGACGAGGCGTACAAGAACGGCTGGGTCACCCCGCACCCGCCGGAGCGCCTGACCGGCAAGACCGTCGCGGTGGTCGGGTCCGGCCCCGCCGGTCTCGCGGCCGCCCAGCAGCTCACGCGCGCCGGGCACACGGTCGCCGTGTACGAGCGCGACGACCGCATCGGCGGCCTGCTGCGCTACGGCATCCCGGACTTCAAGATGGAGAAGCGCCAGATCGACGCGCGCCTCGCCCAGATGCAGGCCGAGGGCACCCGCTTCCGCGCCGGTGTGGAGATCGGCGTCGACATCACCTGGGACGACCTGAAGTCCCGCTACGACGCGGTCGTCGTCGCGACGGGCGCCACGGTGCCGCGCGACCTGCCGATCCCGGGGCGTGACCTCGAGGGCGTCCACTACGCGATGGACTACCTCGTCCAGCAGAACAAGGCGAACGCGGGAACCACCGTCGACAACCAGCTCACCGCCGAGGGCAAGCACGTCGTCGTCATCGGCGGTGGCGACACCGGCGCCGACTGCATCGGTACGGCCCACCGTCAGGGCGCCCTGAGCGTGACGAACCTGGCGATCGGCAAACAGCCGCCGCTCGAACGTCCGTCCGAGCAGCCGTGGCCGATGTTCCCGACGGTGTTCGAGGTCACGAGCGCCCACGAGGAGGGCGGCGAGCGGCACTTCCTGGCGTCGACCGTCGAGTTCCTCGGCAACGCCGCCGGCGAGGTCCGCGCGCTCCGGGTGGCGGAGACCGAGTACCTCGACGGCCGGCGCGTGCCGAAGGCGGGCACCGAGCGCGAGATCCCCGCCGACCTGGTGCTCATCGCGATGGGCTTCACCGGTCCGGAGACCGACACGATCGAGCCGCAGCTCGGGCTCCCCGCCACGGTGTCGGGCGCGGTCGCGCGCCAGGCCGACTACTCGACGAACGAGCCGGGCGTGTTCGTGGCGGGCGACGCCGGCCGTGGCCAGTCGCTCATCGTCTGGGCCATCGCCGAGGGACGCGCGGCTGCGTCCAAGGTTGACGAGTACCTCGAGGGCTCGACGATCCTGCCGGCGCCCGTCAAGGCCACCGACCGCGCGCTCACGGTCTGA